Within the Desulfatiglans sp. genome, the region CCAGTCTTACTTTTATCTCCCTCAGGTCATTGTGGAGTATGCACCGCCCGCCATCAGGTTTGTCAAGATTGCACTTCTCTCCTGTCACATAACAGCTGTCGAAAAAATCCCTGCCGTCAATGGCATCCACTATATCCATAAGGGTCAGCTTCTCCTGTGGTATTGACAGATAGAATCCGCCGTGAGGACCTTTGGTTGAATGAAGTATTTTCTTGCGCGCCAGTATCTGAAGTATCTTGGCCAGGTATGGTTGTGGTATCTTCAGCTGATCCGCAATTTCTTTCAATCCTGTGTTTCTGGTGGGTTCAGGTTTCAATGCGATGAATATCACAGCCCTGATGCCATATTTGCATGTTGCAGATAACATCTATCTACCGTTTAAAGGTATTTTGTCTATACGTCTCTTGTGCCTTCCTCCCTCAAATGCCGTTGTCAGGAAAGTCTTCACAATAATTATTGCCTCTTCCTCCTTGAGAAACCGTCCTGGTAATGCACAGACATTGGCATCGTTATGTGCCCTGGCCAGCCTGCTTATCTCTTCACTCCAGCATACCGCTGATCTTATCTTCTGATGCTTGTTACTGGCCATGTTAATGCCATTACCCGAACCACATATTGTGATTCCATAATTAAAATCACCCTTCTCCACGGCAATGGCCAGCGGATGCGCATAATCGGGATAATCAACACTGTCTTCTGAAAAACAACCCAGGTCCTTTACTTCATACCTGTTTGAGATCAGCCATCTTACCAGTTTCTCCTTCAACCTGAAACCGGCATGGTCTGAGGCAACTATAATTTTTTCCAAAATGATCTTATATTTTTATACAAATATAGCCCTGTAATAATTAAAAGAAAAGAAATCATAAAGAGTTTGAACTGTTAATAACATGTAACCGTCGCTTTAATTTTTTGTTCATTCTTTTGTCTGCTGGTCCACTTTTCAACACCATGTCATTTTTAATTGAATTCAAAATTTAATTCTTACAATTTTGACATTTTGTTTCAACCGCATCTGAACAGCCCGGAACAGCCTCATGCCTTCCTTATGACTTTTAACAAACCTGCCGTAACA harbors:
- the rpiB gene encoding ribose 5-phosphate isomerase B, with translation MILEKIIVASDHAGFRLKEKLVRWLISNRYEVKDLGCFSEDSVDYPDYAHPLAIAVEKGDFNYGITICGSGNGINMASNKHQKIRSAVCWSEEISRLARAHNDANVCALPGRFLKEEEAIIIVKTFLTTAFEGGRHKRRIDKIPLNGR
- a CDS encoding Rrf2 family transcriptional regulator translates to MLSATCKYGIRAVIFIALKPEPTRNTGLKEIADQLKIPQPYLAKILQILARKKILHSTKGPHGGFYLSIPQEKLTLMDIVDAIDGRDFFDSCYVTGEKCNLDKPDGGRCILHNDLREIKVRL